ATGCTTTCTCCGGCTCGTCGTTGCGAGTCGACATCGCTTTCATGGAGCAAAATCCTGCCACCGCGGCCGGTGAGATGGCCGCTTCTGTACCGCCGGCAACCATTATGTCAGCATCGCCGCGTTGGATAATCTTAAACGCGTCGCCGATCGCATTGGTACCGGTAGCACAGGCAGTAATGACACAACTGCAAGGCCCCTGCAGCCCAAATGTGATGGACGTCTGGCCAGCCGCCATATTGGCGATCATCATCGGCACAAAGAAGGGACTGACCCGGCTTGGTCCCTTTTCAAACAGGACCTTGAACTGGTCATGGAGGGTTTCCATGCCGCCAATGCCAGTGCCAATAATAGTACCGACGCGGGAACGGTCTTCTTGGTCCAGGTTTATGCCCGCGTCCTCAAACGCCATTTTGGTAGCCGCCAAAGCGAACTGGGTAAACCGGTCCATCCGTTTAGCTTCTTTTTTGTCAATAAATTTAGCAGGGTCAAAATCCTTAACCTCACCGGCAATCTGCGTGCTGTAATCGGCCGGATCAAAGCGGGTAATTCGGGAAATGCCAGACTTTCCAGCAACCAAGGATTGCCAGTATTCATCTTTGCCGATACCAATCGGGGTCACGGCGCCGATGCCTGTTACTACTACGCGCTTACTCAAACTGCTCACCTCAACAAGCTAATTTATTTCCTCAACTTCCTTCAAAAGGCGGGCAAAGATCTCTTTCACAGGTAGGATGTCATCTATTTTATGAATGTACTCGCCTGTAAAAACAAGGCCTGTCTCCACATCGCCTTGTTGGGCGCGGGTCAGAGCATCGATGATGCAGAAGTTCTGCTCGCAATGTTTCAGGCAGGCCTTGCAAATATCAGGGGTAGGCGCAGTACCTTCAAGAATTTTCTCGGCAAAAGGATTTTTTACAGCCCGCCCGGGCAGCCCAACAGGGCTCTTGATCAATACAACATCCTCGGGCCTGGCTTTGAGGTAAAACTCTTTCAGCGCTGGCGCGGCATTAGATTCTTCGCTGGCGGCAAAACGAGTACCCATTTGCACACCGTCCGCACCAAGTTTCATGACTTCGACAATATCCCGGCCAGTAATTACGCCGCCAGCCCCAATAACCGGTATCTTTACTGCCTTCTTGATTTCGGGAACCAATACCCGCATTGACTGGTCGGTTCCAAGATGGCCACCGGCTTCCTTTCCTTCGACTACGACAGCGGCTGCTCCTAACGACTCCGAAATTTTTGCTAATTTGACCGATGAAACAATCGGCACAATCGGAGTACCTGACTCTCTTCCCATCCCAAACATATCGCGGGAGAAACCAGCACCCGCGACAATCAGGTCAATACCTTCTTCAATTGCGGTCCGAACAAGGCTAGCAAATTCCCGCGCAGCAACCATGGCATTAATGCCGATGATTCCTTTGGTCAGCGAACGGGCCAGTCGAATTTCGTGGCGTAATTCATCGAGCGGCATTCCGGAAGCAGCAATCAGGCCTATTCCGCCTGCTTCAGCCACCGCAGCCGCCAAGCGTGCCGTCGAAATCCTTACCGCCATTCCTCCTTGGATGATTGGTACCTTGGCCACGAGATGACCAATTCTCAGTTCTGGAAGTTTCAAGAAACAACTCCTCCATTCAAGTGCGCAGTACCTTTAAGAAAGTCCCGCGAAAAGGTAATTTCACGGGACTTTCTTATTTTAGACAGGTAATGCTTAACCTTGCTTTTCCTTGTCTATGTACTCCACAGCGTCTTTAACGGTCTTGATCTTCTCCGCAACTTCGTCGGGAATTTCGATGTTAAATTCCTCTTCGAAGGCCATAATTAACTCGACAATATCCAGAGAGTCAGCACCAAGATCATCGATAAAGGTGGAATCCATAGTTACATCAGCTTCATCAACACCTAATTGTTCAACAACGATTTCTTTTACTTTATCAAAAGTCGTCATAATCCTTTCACCTCCTTCCAAAACAGAGTTACATTACCATGCCGCCGTCGACGTTTATGGTCTGTCCCGTTATATAGTTTGCAAAGTCAGAAGCTAAAAATAATACGGCAGCGGCAACATCATCGGGCGTACCTAGACGACCCAAAGGAATTTTACTGCTTAATTCGGCTTTAACCTGTTCCGGCAAAACAGCGGTCATATCGGTGGTGATAAAACCAGGCGCAATCGCATTGACGGTAATGCCGCGGGGTGCCAATTCCTTAGCCATCGACTTAGTAAAACCAATCACACCGGCCTTTGCCGCAGCGTAGTTGGCCTGCCCGGCGTTACCCATAATTCCGACTACCGAGGTCATGTTGATAATCTTACCGCTCTTCTGTTTCATCATGATACGGGAAACAGCCTTGGTACATTGGAAGATACCTTTGAGATTTGTATTTATAACGGCATCCCAATCTTCTTCCTTCATCCGCATTAGAAGGCTGTCGCGGGTAATGCCGGCGTTATTGACCAAGATGTCAATGCGTCCAAATGCATCCATAGTTTGTTTGACAAGCATCTCTACCGCTTCGGCATTAGCGACATCGGCTTGAACCATAATAGCTTGCCCGCCCTCGGCAACAATCTCGTCCACTACCTCTTTGGCTGCCGCCACATTGCCTGCGTAGTTGACAACCACCTTCGCTCCTGCTTTAGCCATCGCAATCGCTACCGCGCGGCCAATCCCCCGGGACGCGCCGGTTACAATGCCACTTTACTGTCTAAATGCATTTTAACGAACCTCCTTGAAATAATCAAGGGCTTTTTCTAGCGAAGCCAAGTCTTCGACATTCAGGGTAACAACATCCTTGGCAATTTTCTTAGTGAAACCTGTGAGGACTTTCCCTGGCCCAACTTCGACAAAAACATTGGCACCGGAGCGGACGATTTGGGCCACACAATCCTCCCATAAAACAGGATTGGCCGCTTGCTGTACAAGTGATGCTTTAATAGTCTCACCCTTGGTAACAATTTGGCCATTGACATTAGCTACGACGGGCACAACTGCATCGCGAACGGTAATTTTCTCAAGCTCAATCGCCAATTTTTCCGCGGCGGGCTGCATAAGGGTGCTGTGGAAAGGCGCACTAACAGGCAGCATAACTGCCCGTTTGGCCCCAACAGCTTTGAGTTCTTCAACTGCCTTCTCTACGGCAGCCGTACGTCCGGCGATAACAATCTGTCCGGGGCAATTAAAATTTACCGCCTGCACCGGCCCAACCTGATCCTGTACTTGCCTGCAAACTTCTACCACTTTGTCCCGCTCAAGCCCCATGATAGCCGCCATGCCACCCTCACCAAGTGGGACAGCTTCCTGCATATACTGACCACGTTTACGCACCAACTGCACCGCATCAGCGAAATCAATAGCGCCTGCCGCCACCAGAGCCGAATACTCGCCTAAACTGTGGCCAGCAACAATATCGGGTTTGAGACCTTTTTCCTCCAGTACTTTATAGCAAGCCACGCTGACCGTCAAGATAGCGGGCTGTGTGTTATATGTTTTACGTAGCTCCTCCTCCGGACCGTTGAAACAAAGCTCGGTAATCGAAAAACCTAATGCCTCATCGGCTGTTTTAAAGACAGTCTGAGCAATGCTAAACGCATCGTACAGCTCTTTGCCCATGCCTACGGCCTGTGAGCCCTGACCAGGAAAGACAAAAGCCGTTTTTGCCATTTCAGAGGCCCCCTTATTTGGACTCAAAATTTTCGTTAATACCCGCCAACACTTTTGGAATATCGCGTACAATATCCTGAATAATTTCTGCTACCGGCTTGATGTCATCGATCATGCCGGCAATCTGCCCCACCATTACCGAACCATTTTTGACATCACCGTCCCGAGCAGCGGCGCGAAGCTTTCCGGCCCCGAGACGGTCCAACTCTTCTGGAGAAGCGCCACGCTTTTCAAGCTCCATAAACTGTCGTGTTAAATTATTGGCAATAACGCGAACGGGATGTCCGGTAGACTGACCAGTTACGACCGTAGACCGTTCCTTGGCTTTCAAAATGGCTTCCTTATAATTCGGATGGGCAATACACTCCACCGATGCCACAAAGCGCGTTCCGATTTGCACACCCTGCGCACCTAGCGCCAGCGCAGCAACTACGCCGCGGGCATCACCAATACCGCCGGCAGCAATAACCGGTACCGATACTGCGTCGACGACCTGCGGAACCAGCGCCATAGTCGTCACTTCGCCAATATGGCCTCCGCTTTCCATTCCTTCGGCAATGATGGCGTCTACTCCTGTCCGCTCTAACCGCTTGGCCAGGGCTACAGAGGCAACAACCGGGATGATTTTGCTGCCGATTTCTTTCAAAGCGGGAATATATTCGGCGGGATTACCCGCACCAGTAGTAATCACCGGCACACGTTCTTCTACCACTACCTGCATAACTTCTTTGACAAAAGGTGACATGAGCATGATATTAACCCCAAAGGGCTTGTTGGTCATGTTTTTGGCTTTCCTGATTTCGGCACGGAGGGCATCGGGCGGCATATGGCCGGCACCAATCAGCCCCAAACCGCCGGCGTTAGAGACGGCAGCGGCAAGCTCAGCGGTAGCCACCCACGCCATACCGCCCTGCAAAATAGGGTATTCAATGTTTAATAGCTGGCATAGCTTATTTTTAAGCAATAGTGTTGTCCTCCTTGCACCATTTTATAACACAGGACGCCCAAGTCAAACCGGCGCCAAAACCAACTAAAACAACAACGTCACCCTTTTTAACCCTTCCGTTTCGTACCGCTTCCTCTAAAGCAATAGGGATGGACGCCGCCGATGTGTTACCGTATTTATCAACATTTACTATTACTTTGTCCATAGGCAACTTTAGCCGCTTGGCCGCTGACTGGATGATCCGGATATTGGCTTGATGGGGTATCAAGCAATCTACATCCTGATGCCCCAGCCCTGCATTCTCAAGTGCTTTGACGGCTGCTTCGCCCATTACTCTTACGGCAAACTTAAATACCTCGTTGCCGTTCATATGGACAAAATGCAGCCGCTGCGTAACTGTTTCCACCGAAGGAGGTAGCCGGGAACCGCCGGCCGGCAGCTTGAGCAGATCGCCGCCCGAACCGTCGGCGCCAAGATGAAACCCTATCAATCCATAGCCGGGCTCTGTCTCGCTAAGCACCGCTGCACCAGCACCATCGCCAAAGAGTACACATGTATTGCGGTCAGTCCAGTCTAAAATTTTCGACAGCGTTTCCGCCCCGATAACTAGCACTTTTTTGTAGAGTCCTGTTTTAATAAATTGCGCCCCCACTGTCAGACCGTAGACAAAACCGGAACAGCCGGCCACCAAATCAAAAGCCGCCGCCCTGGTGGCTTTCAGATTATCCTGCACCAGACAAGCCACCGAAGGAAAAAACATATCTGGCGTAGCTGTGGCTACTATGATAAGGTCAAGTTCATCAGCGCTTATACCTGCATTGGACAAAGCTCTTTCCGCAGCACGGGTCGCTAAATCTGAGGTAGCAACATCCGGGTCCGCGATACGTCTTTCCCGGATGCCTGTACGTTCGACTATCCATTCATCTGAGGTATCGACCATTTTTTCCAGGTCGTGATTGGTTAGCACTTTCTCCGGTACATAGCAGCCAAGGCCAAGGATGCCTACACCAATATCATTCGCCTTCATTTGTAATGACTCCCTCCTTCGCAATGTTTTCACGGATATGGTCCACCACTCGTTTGTCAGTAAATTCTTTGGCCACTCTTATCGCGTTTTTGATAGCCTTGGCTTTGGAACTGCCATGGCAGATGATAAAGCCGCCGTCCACACCGAGAAGCGGCGCACCGCCGTATTCAGCGTAATCCAGTTTTTTCTTTAATCCCCGAAAGGCCGGCAAAACCATTAAGGAAGCCATTTTGGCAATGAAGCCGCTATTTTGGATGGCTTCTTTCAAAAGTTGCATGATGGCACTGGCCAAACCCTCACCCAATTTTAAAACAACATTACC
Above is a window of Thermosinus carboxydivorans Nor1 DNA encoding:
- the fabD gene encoding ACP S-malonyltransferase codes for the protein MAKTAFVFPGQGSQAVGMGKELYDAFSIAQTVFKTADEALGFSITELCFNGPEEELRKTYNTQPAILTVSVACYKVLEEKGLKPDIVAGHSLGEYSALVAAGAIDFADAVQLVRKRGQYMQEAVPLGEGGMAAIMGLERDKVVEVCRQVQDQVGPVQAVNFNCPGQIVIAGRTAAVEKAVEELKAVGAKRAVMLPVSAPFHSTLMQPAAEKLAIELEKITVRDAVVPVVANVNGQIVTKGETIKASLVQQAANPVLWEDCVAQIVRSGANVFVEVGPGKVLTGFTKKIAKDVVTLNVEDLASLEKALDYFKEVR
- the fabK gene encoding enoyl-[acyl-carrier-protein] reductase FabK, which codes for MLKNKLCQLLNIEYPILQGGMAWVATAELAAAVSNAGGLGLIGAGHMPPDALRAEIRKAKNMTNKPFGVNIMLMSPFVKEVMQVVVEERVPVITTGAGNPAEYIPALKEIGSKIIPVVASVALAKRLERTGVDAIIAEGMESGGHIGEVTTMALVPQVVDAVSVPVIAAGGIGDARGVVAALALGAQGVQIGTRFVASVECIAHPNYKEAILKAKERSTVVTGQSTGHPVRVIANNLTRQFMELEKRGASPEELDRLGAGKLRAAARDGDVKNGSVMVGQIAGMIDDIKPVAEIIQDIVRDIPKVLAGINENFESK
- a CDS encoding NAD(P)H-dependent flavin oxidoreductase gives rise to the protein MKLPELRIGHLVAKVPIIQGGMAVRISTARLAAAVAEAGGIGLIAASGMPLDELRHEIRLARSLTKGIIGINAMVAAREFASLVRTAIEEGIDLIVAGAGFSRDMFGMGRESGTPIVPIVSSVKLAKISESLGAAAVVVEGKEAGGHLGTDQSMRVLVPEIKKAVKIPVIGAGGVITGRDIVEVMKLGADGVQMGTRFAASEESNAAPALKEFYLKARPEDVVLIKSPVGLPGRAVKNPFAEKILEGTAPTPDICKACLKHCEQNFCIIDALTRAQQGDVETGLVFTGEYIHKIDDILPVKEIFARLLKEVEEIN
- a CDS encoding beta-ketoacyl-ACP synthase III yields the protein MKANDIGVGILGLGCYVPEKVLTNHDLEKMVDTSDEWIVERTGIRERRIADPDVATSDLATRAAERALSNAGISADELDLIIVATATPDMFFPSVACLVQDNLKATRAAAFDLVAGCSGFVYGLTVGAQFIKTGLYKKVLVIGAETLSKILDWTDRNTCVLFGDGAGAAVLSETEPGYGLIGFHLGADGSGGDLLKLPAGGSRLPPSVETVTQRLHFVHMNGNEVFKFAVRVMGEAAVKALENAGLGHQDVDCLIPHQANIRIIQSAAKRLKLPMDKVIVNVDKYGNTSAASIPIALEEAVRNGRVKKGDVVVLVGFGAGLTWASCVIKWCKEDNTIA
- the fabF gene encoding beta-ketoacyl-ACP synthase II: MSKRVVVTGIGAVTPIGIGKDEYWQSLVAGKSGISRITRFDPADYSTQIAGEVKDFDPAKFIDKKEAKRMDRFTQFALAATKMAFEDAGINLDQEDRSRVGTIIGTGIGGMETLHDQFKVLFEKGPSRVSPFFVPMMIANMAAGQTSITFGLQGPCSCVITACATGTNAIGDAFKIIQRGDADIMVAGGTEAAISPAAVAGFCSMKAMSTRNDEPEKASRPFDRDRDGFVMGEGAGILILESLDHALARGARIYAEIAGYGFNADAYHITAPAPEGAQAAKCMAMAIKDAGLTPEMVDYINAHGTSTPLNDKNETFAIKTLFGDHAYKLAISSIKSMTGHLLGAAGAIEAIATVLTVANDLIPPTINYENPDPELDLDYVPNKARERVVNVAISNSFGFGGHNATILLKKYKG
- a CDS encoding acyl carrier protein encodes the protein MTTFDKVKEIVVEQLGVDEADVTMDSTFIDDLGADSLDIVELIMAFEEEFNIEIPDEVAEKIKTVKDAVEYIDKEKQG